The proteins below come from a single uncultured Dethiosulfovibrio sp. genomic window:
- a CDS encoding 50S ribosomal protein L11 methyltransferase, translating into MTEFESYWWYITLKGLPGQGEVLQSLAEASGCIGSEEEDKPQSVELRAYYRGNHDLGHWMELVASLISQWPDVAVKDMGKIENRQWHTQCMEAFPPLNIGERFVVLAPWHRGKEPQGRIPLYINPGSAFGTGYHESTQNVLTLMEKHLSPGAVVADIGCGSAILSVASMKLGAGKVYARDLDPAVMDEVASNIAMNDLPEGSIEPSVGDLLRGFDVKVDLLVANILLEPLLMMLPDVPRVIGDSGVAIFSGLTVKERDRFIEGLKDEGLLVLEEIVSEDWYGLAVSLKG; encoded by the coding sequence ATGACTGAGTTTGAGAGTTATTGGTGGTACATCACCCTAAAAGGCCTTCCTGGGCAGGGAGAGGTCCTCCAGTCCCTTGCGGAGGCCTCTGGCTGTATAGGTTCGGAGGAGGAGGACAAACCTCAGTCCGTGGAGCTTAGGGCCTACTACAGAGGTAATCACGATCTGGGGCATTGGATGGAGCTTGTCGCATCTCTGATATCCCAGTGGCCCGATGTCGCCGTTAAGGACATGGGAAAAATAGAGAACAGACAGTGGCACACCCAGTGTATGGAGGCCTTCCCTCCCCTCAACATAGGAGAACGGTTCGTGGTCCTGGCTCCTTGGCATAGAGGCAAAGAGCCTCAGGGCAGGATTCCTCTTTACATAAATCCCGGCTCCGCCTTTGGAACGGGATATCACGAAAGCACCCAAAATGTCCTCACCTTGATGGAGAAGCACCTCTCTCCAGGGGCTGTGGTCGCCGATATAGGCTGTGGTTCCGCTATTTTGTCGGTTGCCTCCATGAAGCTAGGGGCGGGGAAAGTCTACGCCAGAGATCTGGATCCGGCGGTTATGGACGAGGTCGCCTCAAACATAGCCATGAACGATCTGCCTGAGGGATCTATAGAGCCGTCGGTAGGGGACCTACTCCGTGGATTCGACGTCAAGGTGGACTTGTTGGTGGCTAATATACTTTTAGAGCCCCTTCTGATGATGCTGCCCGACGTCCCAAGGGTAATAGGGGACTCTGGAGTAGCTATATTCTCCGGTCTGACCGTAAAGGAAAGAGATCGCTTTATCGAAGGACTAAAGGACGAGGGCCTTCTGGTTCTGGAGGAGATCGTCAGCGAGGATTGGTACGGACTGGCGGTGTCCCTGAAGGGATGA
- the dnaJ gene encoding molecular chaperone DnaJ: MAAGSGRDYYEILGVSKEASAADIKKAYRRLVRQFHPDTNPGDSAAEEKFKEVSEAYEVLSDPRKKSQYDQFGHVGQEGSPFGDMGGMGDIFGDLFDNMFGGGFGRGSRRDGPVRGADLEIEMPITLEEAASGVTKKITIPRWEPCSRCDGNGAEPGSKISTCPTCHGSGQVRRRTQTMFGQAVTVGTCPDCGGAGKTFESKCHDCSGRGKVRKNRDIEVKVQAGVDRGTRLRIPGAGELGEKGGPPGDLYLVMDVLPHQDFERDGTDLHRRLPISFPLAALGGEIPVQTLVDGESTVTVKPGTEPGEVLKLSGLGMPSLRHSSRRGDLFLHVTVEVPKKLTERQRSLIEALASEMDVDVQSEEGVWDKLKGLFG, encoded by the coding sequence ATGGCAGCCGGATCGGGGCGGGACTATTATGAGATTCTAGGCGTCTCAAAAGAGGCGTCGGCAGCGGATATAAAGAAAGCCTATCGCCGTCTGGTGAGACAGTTCCACCCCGATACCAACCCCGGGGACTCCGCTGCGGAGGAGAAGTTTAAAGAGGTCAGCGAGGCCTACGAGGTACTGAGCGACCCGAGAAAGAAGTCCCAGTACGACCAGTTTGGCCACGTAGGCCAGGAGGGCTCTCCCTTCGGTGACATGGGGGGGATGGGGGACATCTTTGGAGATCTCTTTGACAATATGTTCGGAGGGGGTTTTGGCCGAGGCTCCAGGAGGGACGGACCAGTTAGAGGTGCGGACCTGGAGATAGAGATGCCCATTACCTTGGAGGAAGCGGCCTCAGGTGTGACCAAAAAGATAACCATACCTCGGTGGGAGCCGTGCTCCCGGTGCGACGGAAACGGAGCGGAGCCGGGGTCCAAAATATCCACCTGCCCCACCTGCCACGGTTCAGGACAGGTCCGTAGAAGGACCCAGACCATGTTCGGTCAGGCGGTGACCGTAGGGACCTGCCCGGACTGCGGAGGGGCGGGAAAGACCTTCGAGAGCAAATGCCACGACTGTTCCGGCAGAGGCAAGGTTCGAAAGAACAGGGACATAGAGGTCAAGGTACAGGCTGGCGTGGACCGAGGCACCAGGCTCAGAATACCTGGGGCTGGCGAACTAGGGGAGAAAGGTGGCCCTCCAGGGGATCTCTACCTGGTGATGGATGTTCTTCCTCACCAGGATTTTGAGAGAGATGGGACGGACCTCCACAGGAGGTTGCCTATATCCTTCCCCTTGGCCGCCCTCGGAGGTGAGATTCCCGTTCAGACCCTTGTGGACGGCGAATCGACGGTTACCGTAAAGCCGGGAACCGAGCCAGGAGAGGTCCTTAAGCTATCGGGGTTGGGAATGCCCAGCCTGAGACACTCCAGCAGAAGAGGAGATCTGTTCCTTCACGTTACGGTGGAGGTTCCAAAAAAGCTCACCGAGAGGCAACGAAGCCTCATAGAGGCCCTTGCTTCCGAGATGGACGTGGATGTACAGTCGGAAGAAGGAGTATGGGATAAGCTGAAAGGTCTCTTCGGTTAG
- the dnaK gene encoding molecular chaperone DnaK encodes MAKVVGIDLGTTNSCIAVKEGDNVTIIPNAEGSRTTPSVVAFTKDGERLVGQLARRQAIVNSDNTVISVKRYMGTDHTVNAGGKKHTPQEISAMILQKLKRDAEEYLGEDVKQAVITVPAYFTDAQRQATKDAGAIAGLEVLRIINEPTAASLAYGMNKQGEAKLLVFDLGGGTFDVSVLDVGDGVFEVLATHGDNRLGGDDWDMKVVDWMVGEFKKSEGIDLSKDKMAFQRLREAAEKAKIELSSMPETSISLPFITANETGPKHMELSLSRAKFEELTADLLARVVDPVKRALEDSDLSASEIDKVLLVGGSTRMPMVQRKIKELLGKDATKGINPDECVAAGAAIQGAIMTGDTDKNIVLVDVAPLSMGIETLGGVCTRIIERNTAIPVTKSQVFTTAADNQTQVEIKVLQGERSMAADNVVLGTFVLDGIPPAPRGIPQVEVSFNIDVNGILNVKATDKGTGKEQKITIQSSNLSKDDIEKMKREAEANEEADSKKKALIEAKNEGDGLVYRTEKLISDLGDKLTPEEKGSIQSKVDDVKKALEGEDPKAIDSACHDLNEEVQKFSTRLYQQSGEQPEGPSDSGSSAKDDTVDAEFSE; translated from the coding sequence ATGGCAAAAGTAGTTGGGATAGACCTGGGAACGACTAACAGCTGTATCGCCGTAAAAGAGGGCGACAACGTAACCATAATACCGAACGCCGAGGGATCAAGGACGACCCCTTCGGTGGTGGCTTTTACGAAAGACGGAGAGAGGCTCGTCGGTCAACTCGCGAGAAGACAGGCCATAGTGAACTCCGACAACACGGTTATATCGGTCAAACGTTACATGGGTACCGATCACACCGTCAACGCTGGAGGCAAGAAACATACCCCTCAGGAGATATCGGCGATGATTCTCCAGAAGCTCAAGAGGGACGCCGAAGAGTATCTAGGCGAGGACGTTAAGCAGGCGGTCATAACCGTTCCCGCCTATTTCACTGACGCTCAGAGACAGGCCACCAAGGACGCAGGGGCTATAGCAGGCCTTGAGGTCTTGAGGATAATCAACGAACCCACCGCCGCGAGCCTTGCCTACGGCATGAACAAGCAGGGAGAGGCCAAGCTTTTGGTGTTCGACTTAGGGGGCGGTACTTTCGACGTTTCCGTTCTGGACGTAGGGGACGGAGTGTTCGAGGTCCTGGCCACCCACGGTGACAACCGTCTTGGCGGCGACGATTGGGACATGAAGGTTGTCGACTGGATGGTCGGTGAGTTCAAAAAGTCCGAGGGCATAGACCTCTCCAAGGATAAAATGGCTTTCCAGAGGCTCAGAGAGGCGGCGGAGAAGGCGAAGATAGAGCTTTCCTCCATGCCTGAGACGTCGATATCCCTGCCTTTCATCACCGCAAACGAGACCGGCCCCAAACACATGGAGTTGTCCCTCTCTCGGGCTAAATTCGAGGAGCTTACCGCTGACCTTCTCGCTCGGGTTGTAGATCCGGTGAAGCGGGCCCTTGAGGACAGCGATCTGTCCGCCTCGGAGATAGATAAAGTCCTTCTGGTCGGGGGGTCAACCAGGATGCCTATGGTCCAGAGAAAGATAAAAGAACTTCTCGGCAAAGACGCCACTAAAGGGATCAACCCCGACGAGTGCGTCGCCGCCGGTGCGGCCATCCAGGGCGCTATCATGACCGGGGATACCGACAAGAACATAGTTCTCGTCGACGTTGCCCCTCTCTCCATGGGTATCGAGACCTTAGGGGGAGTTTGCACCAGGATAATCGAGAGAAACACCGCTATTCCGGTCACCAAGAGCCAGGTGTTCACCACCGCGGCGGACAACCAGACCCAGGTGGAGATAAAGGTCCTTCAGGGCGAGAGGTCGATGGCGGCGGACAACGTGGTCCTCGGTACCTTCGTCCTGGACGGTATCCCACCTGCACCTAGGGGAATACCTCAGGTAGAGGTGTCTTTCAACATCGACGTCAACGGTATACTCAACGTCAAGGCCACCGATAAAGGGACGGGCAAGGAGCAGAAGATAACCATCCAGTCGTCCAACCTGAGCAAAGACGATATCGAGAAGATGAAGAGAGAGGCCGAGGCGAACGAAGAGGCTGACTCCAAGAAGAAGGCCCTCATAGAGGCCAAAAACGAGGGTGACGGCCTGGTCTACAGGACCGAGAAGCTCATCTCCGACCTAGGCGATAAGCTTACCCCTGAGGAAAAAGGTTCCATCCAGTCCAAAGTGGACGACGTCAAAAAGGCTCTGGAGGGAGAGGATCCTAAGGCCATCGACTCCGCCTGTCACGACCTTAACGAAGAGGTACAGAAGTTCTCCACCAGGCTTTACCAGCAGTCCGGAGAACAGCCTGAAGGTCCCTCTGACTCCGGTTCCAGTGCCAAGGACGATACGGTAGACGCCGAATTCTCCGAGTAG
- a CDS encoding nucleotide exchange factor GrpE yields the protein MEDVKGLPEEELLEEELESGSPAKEEVTDYLERIEALENERDTYREIAGRAQAELVNYRARMDREMKRVRDLAGEKSVLEMIPVLDNLDRALNVGEGADLSTVVEGIKMVRRQFMGSLEALGVKVIPAAGEPFSPEYHEAVGVAEVEDPSEDGLVIDEFQRGYTLSDRVIRPSKVRVGSCSSKEK from the coding sequence ATGGAAGACGTAAAAGGCCTTCCTGAGGAGGAGCTTTTGGAGGAAGAGTTAGAGAGCGGTTCTCCCGCTAAAGAAGAGGTTACCGATTACTTGGAGCGTATAGAGGCACTGGAGAACGAGAGGGACACCTATCGAGAGATAGCGGGGAGGGCTCAGGCGGAGTTGGTCAACTACAGGGCCAGGATGGACCGGGAGATGAAGAGGGTCAGAGATCTTGCCGGTGAAAAAAGCGTTCTGGAGATGATACCTGTTTTGGACAATCTCGACAGGGCATTGAATGTCGGTGAGGGAGCCGATCTCTCGACGGTGGTGGAGGGCATAAAGATGGTTCGTCGCCAGTTTATGGGGTCTCTTGAGGCTTTAGGGGTCAAGGTTATCCCAGCGGCAGGAGAGCCTTTCTCACCTGAGTATCACGAGGCTGTCGGTGTGGCAGAGGTGGAAGACCCTTCCGAGGATGGTCTGGTTATCGACGAGTTTCAGAGGGGATACACCCTTTCCGATAGGGTCATAAGGCCATCTAAGGTCAGGGTTGGAAGTTGCTCAAGCAAAGAAAAATAG
- the hrcA gene encoding heat-inducible transcriptional repressor HrcA → MLTERQLEIVLSVVYEYITTGEPVGSRTISKKYVKGCSAATVRNEMSDLEEMGYFYQPHTSAGRLPTPSAYRVYVNSILHRSRSAPPGLESWVRSVKRQKSGVEMVLSQVSRLLGQVTSYLGVAAVTSVDDLALCKIDLIRMGERSVLLLVVLEGGIVRSRQILLNHDIDQEALDELSSSVNQVASGNPWNKVRDVLAQYVSGRLEEYWDLCRATIDRLDSMLSRETYHMSTGGMSQMFNVPDFADLGRIQTLLALVEEESTLVGMIKDCSADQGVKVTIGTENLIPSMKDCSVVMASSSVGARRSIVGLIGPVRMNYEHSIAVLEAVLDGLNDDDSYDDIEEV, encoded by the coding sequence ATGCTCACGGAGCGTCAGCTGGAGATAGTCCTGTCGGTGGTATACGAGTATATAACCACCGGAGAGCCGGTGGGTTCCAGGACCATATCGAAAAAATACGTAAAAGGCTGTAGTGCCGCCACGGTCAGAAACGAGATGTCCGATCTTGAGGAGATGGGCTATTTTTATCAGCCCCATACCTCCGCTGGTCGTCTTCCTACCCCATCGGCCTACAGGGTCTATGTGAACTCGATATTACACAGAAGCCGTTCCGCTCCCCCGGGCCTAGAGAGTTGGGTCCGGTCGGTGAAAAGACAAAAAAGCGGTGTCGAGATGGTCCTGTCTCAGGTGTCTCGGCTGCTGGGACAGGTCACCAGCTATCTCGGGGTGGCGGCGGTGACCTCTGTGGACGATCTGGCTCTCTGTAAGATCGATCTGATCCGAATGGGCGAGAGGTCGGTGCTTTTGCTGGTGGTCCTCGAAGGTGGCATCGTCAGAAGCAGGCAGATACTCCTGAACCACGATATAGACCAGGAGGCTCTCGATGAGCTGTCCTCTTCGGTGAACCAAGTTGCCTCGGGAAATCCCTGGAACAAAGTCAGAGACGTCCTAGCCCAGTACGTATCGGGCAGGCTGGAGGAATACTGGGATCTGTGCAGAGCCACTATCGACAGGCTCGACTCTATGCTCTCTCGGGAGACCTATCACATGAGCACCGGCGGCATGAGCCAGATGTTCAATGTCCCCGATTTCGCCGATCTCGGCCGGATTCAGACCCTTTTGGCCCTGGTGGAGGAGGAGTCGACCTTGGTCGGCATGATAAAGGACTGTTCCGCCGATCAGGGGGTTAAAGTCACTATAGGTACCGAAAACCTCATCCCATCAATGAAGGACTGTTCTGTGGTTATGGCTTCCTCTTCCGTCGGAGCCAGGAGATCTATAGTGGGGCTTATCGGTCCGGTGAGGATGAATTACGAGCATTCCATCGCCGTTTTAGAGGCCGTTCTCGATGGCCTGAACGACGATGATAGCTACGATGATATAGAGGAGGTTTGA
- a CDS encoding histidine phosphatase family protein → MIKGKTTVILIRHGECDGNVKGMFRGQMDFPLNERGLRQAQEAGDAAKKLGIDAIYSSPLLRAKQTAQAVAEACGLSVANCPGVNNISLGSWEGRIKEEIAKEEPTLWNTWLNAPEDLAFPGMEPLTDVMARSRAALDDIVKAHQGGTVAVVSHRTTLKPLVASCLDIPKPWFWRLHFDTASLTTLLHDEKGYSLLHFNGTDHLSEYRSEWN, encoded by the coding sequence TTGATAAAAGGCAAAACCACCGTAATCCTTATTAGGCACGGAGAATGTGACGGGAACGTAAAAGGTATGTTCAGAGGGCAGATGGATTTTCCCCTGAACGAGAGGGGCTTAAGACAAGCGCAAGAGGCGGGGGATGCCGCAAAAAAACTGGGGATAGATGCCATATACTCAAGCCCCCTTTTGAGGGCCAAGCAGACCGCCCAGGCGGTGGCCGAGGCCTGTGGTCTTTCGGTCGCAAACTGCCCCGGCGTCAACAACATATCCCTAGGCAGCTGGGAGGGAAGGATAAAGGAAGAGATAGCCAAAGAGGAACCGACCCTATGGAATACCTGGCTAAACGCCCCAGAGGATCTGGCCTTTCCGGGCATGGAGCCCCTGACAGACGTTATGGCCCGATCGAGGGCGGCTTTAGACGACATAGTGAAAGCTCACCAAGGTGGCACGGTAGCGGTAGTCTCCCACAGGACTACTTTAAAGCCCCTGGTGGCGTCCTGCCTTGACATACCTAAACCCTGGTTTTGGAGGCTCCACTTCGACACCGCCTCTTTGACCACGTTGCTCCACGACGAAAAAGGATATTCGCTGCTCCATTTTAACGGTACGGATCACCTGAGCGAATACAGATCGGAGTGGAACTGA
- a CDS encoding cation:proton antiporter, which translates to MTGIAGDLSLVIVAGLLGGSIARFLKQPLILGYILAGLLVGPYTGGATVSEIENIERLADIGVALLLFSLGLEFSVKDLKPIGKIAFGGTAIQVALTMAYGVAIGWAMGWGGESLWFAAAVISSSTAVILKTLNSRGFESTLSGKIMLGMSIVQDMALIPIMILLVNKGEGGLISSVKPVLYALGFIGIMTVLSVRAIPWILRQVARWGSRELFLMFVVALGLGVGSITSAVGLSFAFGAFVAGMVLSESDYGHKALSELTPLRDVFGLLFFVSVGMLLDPAYLRENIWIVLGLMSAVTLGKGFILAAISWLMGYRRIIPMALFFGMLPISEMAFVLIRTGLDTGALSQNLYSLTLNTVILSMVIGPALSGLTAPLYGKLKARFPDKRIKTVNMPASLNGHRVIAGGGPLTPYIADLLRKEDRPYVIIEPQFNLFESMKKQGHPAIYGDPSQHNVLEAVNVKEASLIIITTQEIGHTLSLGKALMAMAPSVPKVARGDDEREIKKLLSLGIDGAVIPKHGAAMEMVRAGDSLI; encoded by the coding sequence TTGACAGGCATAGCGGGAGACCTGAGCCTGGTCATAGTCGCCGGCCTCCTGGGAGGATCGATCGCCCGTTTTCTTAAACAGCCCCTCATCCTGGGCTACATCCTGGCAGGCCTTCTGGTGGGCCCCTACACCGGAGGTGCTACGGTCTCGGAGATCGAGAACATAGAGAGGCTGGCGGACATAGGGGTGGCCCTTTTGCTTTTCTCCTTAGGGCTCGAGTTTTCGGTGAAGGACCTAAAGCCGATAGGCAAAATAGCCTTTGGAGGCACAGCTATACAGGTGGCTCTTACTATGGCATACGGGGTAGCCATAGGCTGGGCCATGGGCTGGGGAGGGGAGTCTCTCTGGTTCGCCGCAGCGGTGATCTCCTCCAGCACGGCGGTCATACTGAAGACACTCAACTCCAGAGGATTTGAGTCGACCTTATCGGGCAAAATAATGCTAGGCATGTCCATAGTCCAGGACATGGCACTAATACCTATAATGATACTCCTGGTAAACAAAGGGGAGGGCGGTCTGATCTCCTCTGTGAAGCCGGTGCTCTACGCCTTAGGCTTTATCGGGATAATGACGGTGCTCAGCGTGAGAGCCATACCGTGGATACTGAGACAGGTCGCCCGATGGGGATCAAGGGAGCTTTTCCTTATGTTCGTCGTCGCCCTGGGACTAGGGGTAGGGTCGATCACCTCAGCGGTAGGGCTGTCCTTCGCCTTCGGGGCTTTCGTGGCGGGAATGGTGCTAAGCGAGTCGGATTACGGCCATAAAGCCCTTTCGGAGCTGACGCCACTGAGGGACGTTTTTGGGCTGCTGTTTTTCGTCTCCGTCGGAATGCTCCTCGATCCAGCCTACCTCAGGGAAAACATCTGGATCGTCCTGGGGCTCATGTCGGCGGTTACCCTGGGGAAGGGGTTCATTCTGGCGGCCATCTCCTGGCTCATGGGATACAGAAGGATAATACCTATGGCGCTTTTTTTTGGGATGCTTCCTATATCGGAGATGGCCTTCGTGCTTATACGGACCGGCCTGGACACAGGTGCCCTAAGCCAGAACCTCTACTCCCTGACTCTCAACACCGTCATACTATCGATGGTTATAGGACCCGCCCTGTCGGGACTGACCGCACCTCTGTACGGCAAGCTAAAGGCCAGGTTCCCCGATAAAAGGATAAAGACGGTGAACATGCCTGCCTCTTTGAATGGACACCGTGTAATCGCCGGGGGAGGCCCTCTGACACCATATATAGCCGACCTTCTCAGAAAAGAGGATAGACCTTACGTGATAATAGAGCCCCAGTTTAACCTTTTTGAATCTATGAAAAAACAGGGCCATCCGGCCATATACGGCGATCCGTCCCAACATAACGTCCTGGAGGCGGTGAACGTAAAAGAGGCTTCACTGATCATCATAACCACGCAGGAGATAGGCCACACCCTATCCCTGGGAAAAGCCCTGATGGCGATGGCCCCGTCGGTCCCTAAAGTCGCCAGAGGGGACGACGAAAGGGAGATAAAGAAACTCCTCTCCCTGGGCATAGACGGAGCGGTCATCCCTAAACACGGGGCGGCTATGGAGATGGTCAGAGCGGGAGATTCGCTTATATAG
- a CDS encoding carbon starvation CstA family protein yields MTFALMFIASFVVFAVSYKVYGAFMANVYQLDDSRQTPAECMFDGIDYCPAHPAVLLGHHFASIAGAGPITGPIAAAAMFGWLPTLLWCIIGSTFLGGPHDMGALVASMRHDGKSIGEVIERWIGHKGKVLFLWFTILALILVVAVFLVLSANTFAADPIVAFVGCLYIAMAVISGLLIYKFHAPLWVVTVVMLAIVGVACVKGSDSETIMTLFKLPNTTWNYILAVYILAASVLPVWLLLQPRDYLASYFLYFAVIIGAIGMLFGSKFDSGAIPMINTEVSYIGLSGKPLWPMMFVIVACGAISGFHSLVGSGTTSKQLRRESDATVVGYGSMLMEGLVACIAIGTVMVAGSIVKGGPVVTFSQGFGQFASIVGIDPVLGTRLGAIAINSFLLTSLDTATRLARYQIQEISGMKINKYVATIIAVVAALALVMVKTHDAAGNPVPAWLAIWPIFGAANQMVAALALLAIGVWVIKGLKKNGNFVMAPFWFMLATTLFALIILLKGWLTSAQPNYLLAGVAGILLVLAVLLVLEAFKALREKSL; encoded by the coding sequence GTGACTTTTGCTCTTATGTTTATAGCGTCCTTTGTGGTTTTTGCCGTAAGCTACAAGGTGTACGGTGCCTTTATGGCTAATGTTTATCAGCTCGACGACAGCAGGCAGACTCCTGCGGAGTGTATGTTCGACGGGATAGATTATTGTCCTGCCCATCCTGCGGTGCTTTTAGGTCACCACTTTGCTTCCATCGCTGGGGCCGGTCCTATCACCGGTCCTATCGCCGCCGCCGCTATGTTCGGCTGGCTTCCGACCCTCCTGTGGTGCATTATAGGATCCACCTTCCTAGGCGGTCCTCACGATATGGGTGCCCTTGTGGCCTCCATGAGACACGACGGAAAGTCCATCGGTGAGGTCATAGAGAGATGGATAGGCCACAAGGGAAAGGTCCTCTTCCTGTGGTTCACCATACTGGCCCTTATACTGGTCGTTGCGGTGTTCTTGGTCCTCTCAGCCAACACCTTCGCCGCCGACCCGATCGTCGCCTTCGTTGGATGTCTCTACATCGCCATGGCGGTGATCTCAGGGCTCCTTATCTACAAGTTTCACGCTCCTCTGTGGGTTGTCACCGTCGTTATGCTTGCCATCGTAGGGGTCGCCTGTGTGAAGGGCTCCGATAGCGAGACCATAATGACCCTCTTCAAGCTGCCTAACACCACATGGAACTACATCCTGGCGGTGTATATCCTGGCGGCCTCAGTGTTGCCTGTGTGGCTTCTCCTTCAGCCCCGTGACTATCTTGCGTCCTACTTCCTCTACTTCGCCGTTATCATCGGTGCTATAGGGATGCTCTTCGGAAGCAAGTTCGACAGCGGTGCTATCCCGATGATAAACACGGAGGTCAGTTACATCGGACTTTCCGGCAAGCCCCTTTGGCCGATGATGTTCGTCATAGTTGCCTGCGGAGCTATATCGGGCTTCCACTCTCTGGTCGGAAGCGGCACTACCTCCAAACAGCTTCGCAGAGAGAGCGACGCCACCGTCGTAGGTTACGGCTCTATGCTCATGGAGGGGCTGGTGGCCTGTATAGCGATCGGTACGGTGATGGTAGCCGGTTCCATAGTTAAAGGTGGTCCTGTGGTGACCTTCTCCCAGGGCTTCGGACAGTTCGCCTCTATCGTCGGAATAGATCCGGTGCTCGGTACCAGGCTTGGAGCTATCGCCATAAACAGCTTCCTCCTTACCTCCCTTGACACCGCTACCCGTCTTGCTCGGTATCAGATTCAGGAGATATCGGGGATGAAGATAAACAAGTACGTCGCCACGATTATCGCCGTCGTTGCCGCCCTCGCCCTCGTTATGGTTAAAACCCACGATGCGGCAGGAAACCCCGTGCCCGCCTGGCTCGCCATATGGCCTATATTCGGTGCGGCAAACCAGATGGTCGCCGCTCTCGCCCTTCTCGCCATCGGCGTGTGGGTTATAAAGGGACTCAAGAAAAACGGCAACTTCGTCATGGCTCCTTTCTGGTTTATGTTGGCCACGACCCTTTTCGCTCTGATAATACTCCTCAAAGGCTGGCTGACCTCCGCTCAGCCTAACTACCTGCTGGCCGGAGTTGCGGGGATCCTGTTGGTCCTTGCCGTCTTGCTGGTATTAGAGGCGTTCAAGGCCCTGAGGGAAAAGTCCCTTTAA
- a CDS encoding 4Fe-4S dicluster domain-containing protein, which translates to MFFDILSVRAKQGNKTMTYPDGPPPTLPDRFAGLPVIDQSICSDCTGPCVDSCSSGAVEKADKVTIDLGKCLFCRECQRACPKGALSFGHDHRMGASTREGLISTGDGSAPSAFNDRAADLYGKIISLRVVSAGGCGACEADTNVLNTLAWDLSRFGISYAASPRHCDGMILIGSVPTNMVEAVVETYRAIPEPKFVIAVGSCTVTASSKEDFPVPVDLYIPGCPPHPLTILDGMLRFLGKVKE; encoded by the coding sequence ATGTTCTTTGATATCCTTTCGGTGAGGGCAAAACAGGGGAACAAGACCATGACCTATCCTGACGGTCCTCCTCCGACTTTGCCCGACCGGTTTGCCGGACTGCCGGTGATAGACCAGTCGATCTGCTCCGACTGTACCGGTCCCTGTGTCGATTCCTGTTCCTCCGGTGCCGTCGAAAAGGCGGACAAGGTAACTATCGACCTGGGCAAGTGCCTTTTCTGCCGTGAGTGCCAGAGGGCCTGCCCCAAAGGGGCTCTGTCCTTCGGACATGACCACCGCATGGGGGCCTCCACAAGGGAGGGGCTTATCTCCACTGGAGACGGTTCAGCTCCTTCCGCCTTCAACGACAGAGCCGCCGACCTGTACGGTAAGATTATCTCCCTCCGGGTGGTCAGTGCGGGAGGCTGTGGGGCCTGCGAGGCGGACACCAACGTCTTAAACACCTTGGCCTGGGACCTCAGCCGATTCGGCATCAGCTACGCCGCGTCACCTAGGCACTGCGACGGGATGATACTCATAGGCTCGGTCCCCACCAATATGGTGGAGGCAGTCGTCGAGACCTACCGGGCCATACCGGAGCCTAAGTTCGTCATAGCGGTAGGTTCATGCACCGTGACAGCCTCGTCTAAGGAGGACTTCCCCGTCCCGGTGGACCTGTACATACCGGGCTGCCCTCCTCACCCTCTCACTATACTGGACGGAATGCTCCGCTTTTTGGGAAAGGTGAAGGAGTGA